The DNA segment CTGAACCCCAAAACTAtgtgcccccccagacccccccccaaaccctgtgCCCCCCAGAATCCCCCAAAACCCTGTGGCCCCACCCCGGACACCCCCCAAAACcatgtgccccccccccagactCTCCCCTAACTTGTgcccccccagaacccccccaaaaccctgtgcccccccaaaccctgtgCCCCCGATCCATCTCCCTgtgcccccaacccccccaaacccgtgtcacccccccgtgcccccccaaacctgtgccccccccccccagctggcCCGTGAGCGGCACCACCTGGGGCTGTTGCAGGCGCAGCTCATCCGGAGGGGCCCCCCCACGATGGTGAGGACACCCCAAAatcggggggcggggggagcactgggggccCCCCCCCAAGCATCGCCAGCCCCTCACCTCTCTGCACGTGTGTgtcgtgtgtgtgtcccccccccccagggcccccccggGAAGGGCGAGGCTGGGGGTCCCCCAATTTGGGGTCACCCGGCCCCCCCCGAGGCGGAAGGGGAAGCCAAGAGCCCGCTGCCCCCCCACGGGCACCCCTGGGATCACGGGGGGCTCTGCCCAGGTGAGCCCCgtgttttgggggagggggggtccccCAAAATaaccggggggggggctgggtcccctgctgacccccccccccccctttgacCCCCCAGAACTGGAGTACTACCGGCTCAGCACCGCCCGGCCCCCCTACACCTACGCCATGCTCATTCGCTGGGTGAGTgaccccccccgcgccccctacagcccccccaaatcccctatagccccccccgtcccctacaccccccccaccccataccccacccccaaatcccacccccccccaggctCCTCCCCATAGGGAatccccccccatgtccctataACCGTGCCCCCCCCGCTGTCCCCCCGGACCATGCTGGACCCCCCCCCGatgtccccaaacccccccccgtGTTCCCatgaccccccccccaaaaagtTGTCCCCAAAGCCCACCGCGACTCCTTTGTGCCCCCCTGAAAcccccccatgtgtcccccaaaccccactgtgtgtcccctgcccctcctgtgccccccccaAATGTTCCCCCCCCACCGTTCCCCCCACAAACcattaccccccccccccagatgaCCCCTAGGGTGTCCCTgttccccccccatccccccaaccccccccaggCATCCTTAACAGtccttgtgccccccccccccacaaagTGTCCCCCCTCCCGTCCCCCCCAAAAGTGCCCCCCCAAAAGTGTCCCccctcctgtgcccccccaaagtgcctccccgtgtcccccctcctgtgcccccccaAAAGTGTCCCCCCCAAAGTGTCCCccctcctgtgcccccccaAGTGTCCCCCCACCTGTGCCCCCCCAAAAGTGTCCCCCCAAAGTGCCCCccctcctgtgcccccccaAAGTGTACCCGCCTCCTGTGCCCCCCCAAGTCTCCCCCCTCCTGTGCCCCCCAAAGTGTCCCccctcctgtgcccccccaAGTGTCCCCCCCAAGTGTCCCCCCTCCATGCCCCCCTCTCCTGTGCCCCCCTCAGTGTCCCCCCCAAAGTGTCCCccctcctgtgccccccccaaagtgcccccccgtgtcccccctcagtgtccccccgtcccccctcAGTGTTCCCCCCCAAAGTGCCCCCCCTCCTGTGCCCCCAAGTGTCCCccctcctgtgcccccccaaagtgcccccccatgtcccccctcagtgtccccccgtcccccctcAGTGTTCCccctcctgtgcccccccaAAGTGTCCCCCCCCAAGTGTCCCCccctcctgtgccccccccgtgccccccctcctgtgcccccccccaaagTGTCCCCccctcctgtgccccccccgtgccccccctcctgtgcccccccccaaaagtgtccccccccccaggccatCCTGGAGTCGCCCCAGCGCCAGCGCACCCTGGGCGAGATCTACCACTGGTTCAGCCGCATGTTCGGCTACTTCCGCCACAACACCGCCACCTGGAaggtggggaccccccccggcacccccagatCCGACCCCCTCCCCGGCACCCCCGCttcggggggggtggggggtggggggggcaccccaaatCCTCCCCAGGACACCGGCgatccccctccccaaacccccaccgcggcaaaaagcggCCGAACCTTTTGCTTCGCCCCAAAATGTTGCCATTCAAACGGGGTACCCCCAAATTTaagggggggggtggtgtttgTCCCTATGGGATTTGGGGGTGCGGCCCCACCCCCCAAATTTTTTGGGGTGTCCCCCCAGAACGCCGTGCGTCACAACCTGAGCCTCCACAAGTGCTTCGTGCGGGTGGAGAACGTGCGCGGGGCCGTCTGGACGGTGGACGAGGCCGAATTCAGGCGCAAGAGGGGCCAGCGCTACCCCAGgtacccccaaacccccccccagcaccccaaaacccccccccccgcaccccaaaatccacggggggggggggggaagccccAAACCACCCTTGTGAACGGGGGTTCCCCACTAAACACCCCGCTTCCCCCACAGGGACTGCGACCTGAAGTACTTTCTGCCCCCCCGGAGctgagggggggggggtgtcccccaAAAATCCACAATGGGGAGGGGGTGACGGGGGGGTCCCCtaaatcccccccccccaaaaaaaagaggaacatgGCACCCCAAAAACTGCTGCACCGGGAGTTTATTGACACCATAATGGAACCACCCTCCACCGCGAGtgtatttggggggggggcggatgGTTATGTGGAGGGGGGAGGGTCAGGCACCCcgttttttggggggtggaaGAGCCTCCCCCCCCCTCAGGATTtttgggggaccccccccgTTTTTGGGGGGCTCAGGTGTGCCGGGCGCGTGCCGCCAGCAGCGCGTTCTCCTCCCGCAGCGCCCGGCAGTCGCTGAGGATGCGGTCGAGGCTGGCGGGGGGCTTCGCGCTCATCTCCCCCTCGATCTgtgtggggcggtgtgtgtataaaatggggggggtccccaaaatTTGGGGG comes from the Phalacrocorax carbo chromosome 29 unlocalized genomic scaffold, bPhaCar2.1 SUPER_29_unloc_1, whole genome shotgun sequence genome and includes:
- the LOC135310713 gene encoding forkhead box protein P3-like is translated as MAGARDPQRQPPRAPQDRPTVLTRGDGGGPRRTQVLPEGGSCPPLLHIHHPGVLVMRTRLPPAHGLPTFEWGPKDPPGRERAPSPAPAGSNPPPGPPNAAQPPRAPRCELGEVAQCLRQLERIQELEQQLARERHHLGLLQAQLIRRGPPTMGPPGKGEAGGPPIWGHPAPPEAEGEAKSPLPPHGHPWDHGGLCPELEYYRLSTARPPYTYAMLIRWAILESPQRQRTLGEIYHWFSRMFGYFRHNTATWKNAVRHNLSLHKCFVRVENVRGAVWTVDEAEFRRKRGQRYPRDCDLKYFLPPRS